tgCAATTATATGTTGGTATAAGAAGTCGTTTAAGTGATGTGTGATTGTTGGTGAAAtccatgtaataaaaaatatatatttatattattgattatgaTGATGTACATGCATTTGTATGATAAAATGATCCTTTTACATACGTGATGTGACTGACCTTTTATGGGTGTGTTGTGACACTTTATGAGTGTGTAATGAAAGGTTTGCATGGTGATATCATGATTCTAATgggtaataatattaaaaacaaaatttattctaaaaataagaCGTGAAATGTTTCACCGATGATATGATCATGAATATTAATCAAAGAACATTTGtgcattatattattataaaattaggtGTAATGAACATGGCAAAAAAAGcaagaattaattttttaatatgtttacgAGAGATCAAATGTTATTATTTAGCGGAAAATGattaatactaattttttaGAATACATCAAAGATAAATCACTTTACAtcattaatatgtaattaaaaatttaagtattattgGATAAAAGTGTAATTGTGTTCTGGTGTGCTCTAGATGTGAtgatatatgtatttattatattttatacaccCACGTACATGTGTAAGGTATGTGATttgatttgtttaaaataattaattcatttttgcGTCTATACATATGTGAATTACTCATATATGATTACAAACAAACAATAtcataattacaataaataaactATACCAAGAAACAACTTAACACGTacatattaataattgaaaacttaaaatttcggttgagttttttttttattattataaatttccATATTTGAGAGTAGAAttcaaaaaatgtttaaataacataaaaaaagaagaaacaaatacATCATAAGAAGATTAAACCAATGCTTATATAGTCACAAAACAAAAAgccaaactaaaagaaaatataaattctacATAATAAAAGCTATTTCTTTAAAAACCATTTTGGGTAACCAACTCGACGtataagtaaatatttatattaacaaGTATGGgaacttattttttattgattttatatatatacacgtcaCTAATATCATTTGGAGTATTGGAGCTTTAATTAATGTCCCGTCTATAAACTATCattattatacatttttcattttatgaaaaaatattaaagttagtaaattttaatacaacaaattgattttttaatcatactttttttttgctTATGTATAAGAATAGATGCCGAAGCTCACTCGTTAAGGTTACGTATCCGTTATTCTTTCCTAAAGCAAAATTTCccgttaacattttttttagtgaCCAATGCTAGATACAAGTATgacttcttttttatataaaattgatcatgaaaggaaaataaattaaaattagactAGGATactgtaatatttaattttttttacattattcttaattatcattatttcttttactaataTAAAAGTTCAATTTCATTAAATCATTTTACTCTCTTCGAAAAAGTTTCggaattaattttttcattaaaataacaAAGCATTGGATGCATTTATATGTAAtttgaaactttttaaaaagaaagtaatCATTAATGCCTTGACAGAATCGTGAAACTGCAATGAAAAAGCTCCCGGTAGCTTGACATAATGATGCCATAAATGAGTTAAAAACAGACGATGATTCATTCATGCAATTTATGGTGCACACAAGCTAAGATCCAAATTATATAAGATATGTTCATCATTATCTATTATCATTCCAGAAAAAGAAGCACAACCaataatttatgtttctttttatgAAGTTCcctccttctttttcttctctttctccttcttcactcttccGTTTCAtagtattatttataataacagTTTTGATTGTGTGTGAAAAAACAAGGGCAGTTGTGAAACTGCCACCAAATGTTTCAGTTCCTGCAGTGTTGGTGTTTGGAGATTCGATCATGGACACTggcaataacaacaacaatttaGCAACAACAGCAAGGTGCAATTACCCACCATATGGTAAAGATTTTAAGGGAGGGATCCCTACTGGGAGATTCAGTAATGGAAAGGTTCCATCTGACCTTATAGGTGAGTGTGTCCTATTTATCATCCCTTCTTTTTTATGACACTGTCCTTCCCATCTTTGCaaaaatttaatgtatatagtttttttaattttatgatacAAGCAATCATAAATAGTTACTCTTATAAGACAATCAAAGTTATATATGTTTGACTCTTCAAATAAATTCTACCAAATGTATCATCACTATGAAAATACAAGCTGAATTAATGTATTACTTTGGGACTTAATTatgaataaatcaaattaatcttacttttttcatggtataatttttaaattaattttaatttaaaaatgtgatTTACTTTGTGATTCTTATATCTTATAATTTCAACAATAAgcatttttttagagtttttttttttttttttttttttaactgagATCAAACTTATATGTTAATGAAAAAGCTAGTTCATATATTAGACTATGTATAGAATATAATTACATTAACATATTTGAGAAGTGTTTGTTAGTTTTACGATAACATGTAAGGAAATTGGactaatatttttgttttccaatTATATAAAGTTCTacagaaaaaaagttaaaacttttAGTGGTGACATGACATGTAAAAGTCATTTTCAAGGTTATTCTGATATGATTCTAACAGCTCATGATGTGAAGTAGATGTTACCGAAAGTTTGGATGCAACCAAGGAGCAGTCAAAAGAATAATGATTAAAAGCACTTAATAacactaataattttattaagcaCTTTTAATTAACcatttagaaacaaaaattctGAATAACTCGTGTGTTTCTGCATAACTCAGTTGAAGAACTGGGCATAAAAGAGTTTCTTCCACCGTACGTGGATTCAAAGCTTGAACCCGGTGAATTGGCGACTGGTGTGTGCTTTGCATCTGGTGGCGCAGGATACGACCCTTTCACAGCACAATCATCGGTAATTTCATCTCCAAATCGACTAACTGATCTCTCTTGAAAGTGAAGAACCGGTTTTGATCGTTTTTCTAACTTGGTGCTATTGTTGTGATAGTTTACCATATCATTATCGGGTCAACTAGGGTTGTTCAGAGAATACATAGGGAAGTTGAAAGCGGCGGTCGGAGAAGAGAGAACCAAGTTCATCTTAAAAAACACTCTTTATATTGTGGTATTAGGAAGCAACGACATTTCCAACACATACTTTTTGACCCGTGTTAGACAACTGCAGTACCCTAATTTTTCTGCATATGCTGATTTTATGCTCTCCTCAGCTTCTACTTTCTTCAAGGTATCAAGTAATATCTGTTTTTCTTGCAATGAAATTGTCTTATATctagttatatatttaaatctCTCTCACAAACATGGGACTATGTTGTCTTTGATAGTCTGATGTTTGATGTTTGGTCTGAATACAAATGAAAGGAAATATATGGAGAAGGAGCACGGAGGATTGCAGTGTTCAATGTGCCGCCACTTGGGTACTTGCCATCTCAGAGAACGATCGGAGGAGGAATACGAAGAGACGTTGTAGTGAAGATAAACGACGCCGTACAGATCTTTAACACCAAATTGTCAAAGCAACTTGAGTCTCTCAATCACGACCTTCCAGATAGCAGAATGGTGTACGTTGATGTTTACAATCCTCTCCTTGACATCATAGTCAACTACCAAAAATAtggtaattttaattttcacttttcCTTTTGCATATTAATTTATAGAGCtttttatgacaaaaaaaaacattgtaatGTACATTTACCTGCAGAATTACCATTTCTAATATGTTCCAAAGCTTGAGCAAATCTCTTAAGATAATTTGCCATTTATAAGTGATATTTGATACTATTCTTTTAGGTTCTTTAGAAAGGTAGTTGGATGCATTTATTCCTATGTTTAGCTTTGCACATGTATGAGTAGATCAGGATAATTAAAAGGTGGGTCTGTTCATTTAATATACTATTGACTGAAACAACAAAAAACATTGAAACATAGACATGTCAGCAGGTGAATAATTTAAAGAACCAACAGATAAATCATTGactttattacatttttttatttataaactagtAAGTAATTAGTACTTCTGATACGAACATCAAattattaatcgattattaatttttaaacatgttatatttCTTATGATTTTGCAGGGTATAAAGTGGGAGACAGGGGGTGTTGTGGCACAGGGACAATAGAAGTGGTATTACTATGCAATCGTTTCACTCCATTATGCTCTAACGATTTGGAGTATGTGTTTTGGGACAGTTTTCACCCAACTGAAAGTGTTTATAAAAAGCTTATAAGCCCTGTTATTGGAAAATATTTGAACAAGTTCTTGTGAGCAACACTTACACTATTACCAAATTCATTGCTTAAAACCAAAAGTTGTAAACATATATAGGTTTACAATACAAAGTTGTATCACATTCTTTAGAATTACAAACATTTAAAGATCAGTCTTATGTTTAACGTGTCCAGTGCATAAGTATATGTGTAATTCTTAAGACTTAGAGACAGATTTAAACATATATGCTCTTAAAAATTGTGTTTCTTTGTCAAACTTTTTAAGAatgagttttttaatttttataaatcttaAGGGTGTATTtctttaaatagataaatttgagaaaaagtgaatgaatgaatttaaGTAAATTTGGAGATAAAGttgtgattgttttttttttaaacaatttggagatgaaaatgaatagattcaaaaataaagtttttgaaTAATTTGACTAATGGgatagagaaaaagaataaatgcATATTACATTAGTTACATTTGTAATTGATGTATTATTCTTTTAACTTTCGTGTTcatgaaaaatcttattttttattgctTATTCTTATGAACAAGTTCttgtctttttctcttcttcacttTCAATTTCTTTGGTTGATATGCGCATCTTCATTTATCCAACTTCTAAAGTCCAATCCCTCATTTCATATACTAGTGTATTGTGATGTTAAATATATCCATGTTGGTAGGAATTCACACGTAAAATTTGTCATGGATAATAATTcgtaaataatgaataaaaaataatttaatatttatttataaataagtcaatgataaatattacattatctatatttttatttttggatattCATCATCTATAAgagaattaaaattgaaatttaatttatattttattagtttaaatttaaataaaaataaaaatttaatttatattatatatatacatatattaattttattttatttttggatattCATCAtctatagaaaattaaaattgaaatttaatttatattttattagtttaaatttaaataaaataaaaatctaattttatttatattatattatacatatattaattttattttaaaaatctgtaattattttttgaaatatatgtgagtattcataaatattaataatttttttaaaattcgtaaatattttttaaacaaatatctATTAagtaatcaaataaataaaaaatcaaatttttattattatgaattagGTATAGAATAAACACTATTCGTGACTAGTCAATTCCTAGTACCTCCACTTtcaattaatcaattataagGTTAACTTCTAACTTTTCATATAAATGGTTCCTATACTTCAATTATAGCTcattcttaatttctttttttttttacttgtagatttgttttttgttcatttcaatagaatttatgtttttttttagatCTATTAGCTTTTGGGTTTTTAACCATTTTGTGTTCTTCTATATATATGGAGGATTTAATTTGTATGCTACTCAAATTTGGTGATAAGAAATATTGATATTGTACTATGATGAAATTAGGAAGATTTGAGACGATAACgttatattttaaacaaaaacatgttCTGTGTTTGATTCATCAATTAATGTGAAATATTGACATATTTCTTAACAACAAAATTCGAATTAATAATATTCACATGTATAACAGATGGCAAAATAGTACTTTACAAAAGGTGGTCCAAGACcataaaattattctttaatacAGTAAGATGCATCTAAAACCTAGTTAGACTCGTAATTTAATAACTCTCTGACCGCgtgtaaaatataaaagatatccCTCCACTCAATTTTATCGGAAAGATTTTGGATTGTAGAATCTAGgggttaaattcttttatattattatttttttcaatgttatttAACATTTCAGATTAATCGAAAATATACTTAGATTGTGCGTTTGGAAATATATAGATTGAACAATTTAGATTGACTTTTACTTCTAGATtgactaatttataatatgttttttttttcactatcaaattgaaaatataaataaattaaaattttcaaaattcagtCTATTCCAATctagatttaataaaataaattagacgtatagtttatatttatattaactagattagttaaatttaattcttttccAATCTAATTTAAATGGACTTAAATCTAGATCAAAcccaatttaaatttaattaattttatgaattagattaaatttaatgagACTTATCTAATATACGTGACTATTAGGTTTAGTAGACATGTATAAAAAatccaataaataaatttattactttggATTACTTAAACACAAGCCGGTTAGTGTTTGTAAAACTTTAAACTTGAAGAGAAGTTAATgtctgtttttaaatttaaatcagaAAAGGAAACAAGTGGTCGGTAAATTGTTTTACTCTGAGATTGCTGTCAACCCGACCAAAGTGCACATTTTTAGATTCTGAATCTGATAGCCATTATTTTCAATTACAGATCATCTGTACCAATATCAGttaaaaatcacatatttttaattacgaCACTTTTAGATGCCTAATATATTCATCTGTCTCTCTCCAACAGACCTTTAtccaactttttaattaatgattgtgattaaaaatatgattataaactaattttataattaaagatcatttttttaatagtcaaaattttggtaactaatattaataacttaattcagaataaaaactattttaattatcactttaaaaactaattataatttttaatttataaattaatatttaaattaatcattatttaaaaatttgattgtATTGTCTCCAAACTGAAACACATGATTGTCATAAATGAGATGCAACTGTCTGGTTCAAAGTACAATCAGAGTTTATTGTGTACATATATACTCTTCTTGTcattctgatgaagaagcaaaagcaaatgTACAGTATCTAATTCTACTGTTTTTCTTCCAATGAAGAtccctctttcttcttcttcttcttctccacaTTATTTTCTGGCTTCAACCTTTAACTCAGTTTTGATTCTGTCAGTGGTTTTCTTAGTTGATATCTGCAAAACATGTGAGTCTGCAAAACTTTCAGTTCCAGCAGTATTGGCGTTTGGAGATTCGATCATGGATACTGGCAACAACAACAAGATTTTGGCAACATCAGCAAGGTGCAATTTCCCACCATATGGTAAAGATTTTAAGGGAGGGATTCCTACTGGTAGATTTTGCAATGGAAAAGTTCCATCAGACTTCATAGGTTTGCtctcaatttcttcttctttttccataattatattatattatctcTCACAAATAATCTATTCATTtccacaaaaatcaaattctcttactttattaaaacattcaatttataaattatttttaagtgtaTTAATTGGAAAGAAATGTTTGCATTTAAagttacaaatattttaaaagaatcataggatttttaattgtatttaattcGTTTGATGTTTATTTTACTCGTTTGAATCCCATAAATATTCGTGATGAAATTTTCTCTGTTCAATTATTTTTCCTTGGACTCATTCCGAATCACATCACGAGTTAAATATCTactagaaaacatgttatataatGACACTGTACATTTTTATGCCGTCATGCAATCATAAAAGgctatatatttaataattttgagtttaagattaaattttataatatattgttaataatagaaaatattttacgTTAAAAAGACATGACgcttatattaatatttatttcttccattaattaaaacaaagcatTTCCTTTAAAATTGGATGGATCACTAATTGAAATGACAAACAAGAAAGGGAGCACCACAAACTGATCACTTGTTGAATCAAAGCATAGACAAATAGTATGTTAACAATTATTTGTCTGTGATATTTATCATTGTTTATATTTAGATCATTtgtgaaatttataaaatttcttttttaatcaaATCGCTTTCTTAAAACTGAAATTATTGAGCTATGCATAGGATTTCcgttaaaaattatgaaaacttGTGTGATTAGGTTTGTAGTTTGGTAGCCTTTGGTTAATTTCTATATTGAAAAGTTTAGTATTGATGATCGAGCCtgataagaaatatattttttttggtaacagctaatttgaaaaactaaaatggTTACACGTTCACAtatgaatttgtttgttttttttttttaattttttggatataatatttttgttaatactTTACTTATCTCTCTCGATCCTATCTGTAGCCtttaaatatgtcaaaaattctaaattaaaatactttatcaCTATTCTAGAAAATATACTATCTGAAATCAAGTACGTTAATGCGTAAAAGTTTCCAGTagatttttagatttttgtgataataatttatcaaatatattcaGTTTACATTATTCTAGAAAAATAAGTTCTTTTTTACAGGTTTCATAAGagaactttatatatatatatatatatatatatatatatatatatatatatatatatatatatatatatatatatatatatatatatatatatatatataaactcttATCTAAATTTAGGTATTTTTGGTCAATGTTTTCCTTCCATTCAGGTAATTTTGAACTATGCTAAAgtatattttaatctattttaaattattagtgGGCgtgaaatttttaatacatatttttatatagtttttgaacataaatttaaatattaataaataatttgataattaatagaataatatactcaataaaaaacattaaaataaaatttaataatactttaatattatgttaaaatataaattttaaatctaatttaatctttGAAACGTTTATAACTGAAATTTGTATCCacaaatatatacttttattttatctttaattagtgTTTCAAGCAactattaaaatcaaaatttcataaaGATAATTTTCTTCTGAATTTGTTCTGTTATTGTATTGCATGGATCAGCTGAAGAATTGGGCGTAAAAGAGTTTCTTCCAGCATACTTGGATCCAAATCTCCAACCTGATGAATTAGCCACTGGTGTTTGCTTTGCATCTGGTGGTGCAGGATACGATCCTTTAACATCACAAACTGCAGTACATAGTTTTTCTCTTCCAAACCTAATTTCTGAAAATAATTCTCTGTATATTCCTCTAATTCTAATCAACTTCGCTTACTCCTTTATAACCAGGGAGCTATAACACTATCTGGTCAACTACAAATGTTCAAAGAATACATAGTCAAGCTAAAAAACCACGTTGGAGAGAACAGAACAAACTTCATCCTAAGCAACGCTCTTTTCTTTGTCGTCTTAGGCACCAACGACATTTCCAACACCTACTTTTTGTCCCATCTCAGACAACTGCAATACGATGTTCCTGCTTACTCTGACTTCCTTGTTAACTCAGCTTCTACTTTCTTCAAGGTATCCAGAGTTTACAATTGCTCAAACTTTCTTACAAGTTACAACCAAATTCACCCTTTAACTTTAATCATATGATCAtcgaaaaacatgaaaaaaaaagttaacttttgtGTGAtgtattgatttttttcttgtCTTGAAGGAAATATATGAACTGGGTGCACGAAAGATTGGAGTACTAAGTGGGCCACCAGTTGGGTGTGTGCCATATCACAGAACATTGTCTGGTGGAATAGAAAGAAAGTGCATACAAAGGTACAACGATGGAATGATGTTATTCAACGGTAAATTATTCAAGGAGATACGTTCCCTCAATCAGAAGCTTCCAAACAGTAGGATTGTTTACATGGATGTCTACAACCCTTTACTTGATATCTTCGTGAATTACCAAAAATATGGTAACTTTTCACTTCGTACTCTGTTGATGACAGAAACTGCAATTGTTTATCACTTTAACTGTAACAATCTTCGATGATTTTAACGTTTGTAGAAAATTATGCAGGGTACGAAGTCGGGGACAGAGGATGTTGTGGCACAGGGACTCTAGAGGTTGCATTGACATGCAACCGTTTGGATGCCACGTGTCCTGAGGTTTTGGAATATGTTTTTTGGGACGGTTTTCACCCTACTGAAAGCGTTTACAAAAAGCTTGTGCCCATTATTCTGCAGAAACATATCCACCAGTTTCAGTGATCACTGGATCTGTTTGACGTAAAAGCAGAAAAGTGCGTCTTTCAAAGCCATTTTCTCTGAAGGTCCAAACACGCCCTGGAATGAAACGTACCTAAAAGACTTTATCGATTGTGTTGTTTTTTGTATTCTATagtaataaaaattgttaagaaaaaataatagtgATCTATATCCTATGTTACTTGTAAGGAGTATTTCCTACCCTACATATATTTCTTAATAGGTTTTTTGTAATACTGCAAATTATATCTTCAATAATTTTACATAACTTGTTGTTATGATTTTGCTTACACATTTGAATATATAGTTTGCTTAGGTGTGCATCACTACGTACCCAACTAACACCAACTTTAAA
This window of the Vigna angularis cultivar LongXiaoDou No.4 chromosome 7, ASM1680809v1, whole genome shotgun sequence genome carries:
- the LOC108337677 gene encoding GDSL esterase/lipase EXL1, whose translation is MFLFMKFPPSFSSLSPSSLFRFIVLFIITVLIVCEKTRAVVKLPPNVSVPAVLVFGDSIMDTGNNNNNLATTARCNYPPYGKDFKGGIPTGRFSNGKVPSDLIVEELGIKEFLPPYVDSKLEPGELATGVCFASGGAGYDPFTAQSSFTISLSGQLGLFREYIGKLKAAVGEERTKFILKNTLYIVVLGSNDISNTYFLTRVRQLQYPNFSAYADFMLSSASTFFKEIYGEGARRIAVFNVPPLGYLPSQRTIGGGIRRDVVVKINDAVQIFNTKLSKQLESLNHDLPDSRMVYVDVYNPLLDIIVNYQKYGYKVGDRGCCGTGTIEVVLLCNRFTPLCSNDLEYVFWDSFHPTESVYKKLISPVIGKYLNKFL
- the LOC108337029 gene encoding GDSL esterase/lipase EXL3; translated protein: MKIPLSSSSSSPHYFLASTFNSVLILSVVFLVDICKTCESAKLSVPAVLAFGDSIMDTGNNNKILATSARCNFPPYGKDFKGGIPTGRFCNGKVPSDFIAEELGVKEFLPAYLDPNLQPDELATGVCFASGGAGYDPLTSQTAGAITLSGQLQMFKEYIVKLKNHVGENRTNFILSNALFFVVLGTNDISNTYFLSHLRQLQYDVPAYSDFLVNSASTFFKEIYELGARKIGVLSGPPVGCVPYHRTLSGGIERKCIQRYNDGMMLFNGKLFKEIRSLNQKLPNSRIVYMDVYNPLLDIFVNYQKYGYEVGDRGCCGTGTLEVALTCNRLDATCPEVLEYVFWDGFHPTESVYKKLVPIILQKHIHQFQ